A single genomic interval of Pyrus communis chromosome 5, drPyrComm1.1, whole genome shotgun sequence harbors:
- the LOC137734839 gene encoding small ribosomal subunit protein uS15-like: MGRMHSGGKGISASALPYKRTPPSWLKISTQDVEENICKFAKKGLTPSQIGVILRDSHGIAQVKSVTGSKILRILKAHGLAPEIPEDLYHLIKKAVSIRKHLERNRKDKDSKFRLILVESRIHRLARYYKKTKKLPPVWKYESTTASTLVA, from the exons ATGGGGCGTATGCACAGCGGAGG TAAGGGTATTTCGGCTTCCGCTCTACCGTACAAGAGGACCCCTCCGAGCTGGTTGAAGATCTCTACTCAGGAT gttGAGGAGAACATCTGCAAGTTTGCCAAGAAGGGCCTGACGCCCTCTCAAATTGGTGTTATTCTCCGTGATTCTCATGGGATTGCTCAGGTGAAGAGTGTTACGGGAAGCAAGATATTGCGTATTCTGAAGGCTCATG GTCTTGCTCCAGAAATTCCTGAGGATTTGTACCACCTCATCAAGAAAGCTGTCTCAATCAGGAAGCATTTGGAGAGGAACAGGAAGGACAAGGATTCTAAGTTTAGATTGATCCTGGTTGAGAGCAGAATCCATCGCCTTGCTCGTTACTACAAGAAGACAAAGAAGCTTCCCCCAGTGTGGAAATA TGAATCTACCACCGCCAGCACTCTTGTGGCTTAA